One region of Plasmodium vivax chromosome 7, whole genome shotgun sequence genomic DNA includes:
- a CDS encoding hypothetical protein, conserved (encoded by transcript PVX_098715A), translating to MYDLGNKHKFDVKKCIKKYRVCIILHVLLAGLQLLTPRPFLFISHLLVAVIGIDCFCSYLTFKYFCFTVVNMICGISDFIWLLFKCIGKNRFKWLDPQHYWKIINVDNIFLEFFSTALHYVFEEKKPDVSAQNVHKKYEYIKNFFKLLPVQKKTYAWKIYIELFIILVGIFLYFIGSYISWQLYKYTLNYNQNDLLLSKYHYGTFHEENSKNSPTTQSEFIPFIGQPYRISDFLEKN from the coding sequence atgtatGACCTAGGAAATAAGCACAAATTtgatgtgaaaaaatgcataaagaaatatagagtgtgcataattttacaCGTGCTCCTAGCTGGGCTGCAGTTACTGACGCCGCGCCCCTTCCTGTTTATATCCCACCTGTTGGTAGCTGTCATAGGGATCGACTGCTTCTGCTCCTACTTGACGTTTAAGTACTTCTGCTTCACAGTGGTAAATATGATATGCGGGATTAGCGACTTTATATGGCTACTCTTTAAGTGTATAGGCAAAAATCGGTTTAAGTGGCTAGACCCCCAGCACTACTGGAAGATAATTAACGTTGACAATATCTTTTTGGAGTTCTTCTCAACTGCGTTACACTACGTgtttgaagagaaaaaaccGGATGTCTCGGCTCAAAATGTGCACAAGAAATATGagtatattaaaaacttCTTTAAATTATTACCAGTTCAGAAGAAAACATATGCATGGAAAATTTACATAGAGTTATTCATTATCCTCGTTGgcattttcttatattttattggCTCATATATCAGTTGGCAGCTCTACAAGTACACGTTAAATTACAACCAAAATGATTTATTGTTAAGCAAATACCATTATGGTACCTTCCATGAAGAAAACAGTAAAAACTCGCCTACCACGCAGAGTGAATTTATTCCCTTCATTGGACAGCCGTACCGAATATCAgattttttggagaaaaattaG